agtaaccaattttttttttttttggcctttttCATTAGTTACTATAGTAACCCTGGACACATCACTCACAGTTAGGCGGTTTCTGGTCAGCAGGTGGCAGCAGAGGTAGAGTCGCTGTAAATCCTCTTTAATTTGATTTTCTTCTGTCGTTTCAGCTGCAAAAAAGAAGAAACAGTCCAAACCGCTGAGCTTCAAGGTCGGGTTGGGCCGAGTGATCCGAGGGGTGAGTTACGATTCATTGATCATCAGAAATCCTCATGTGACCGTGTGACTGATCATGTGATCTGTGGCAGTGGGACGAAGGTCTGCTGACAATGAGTAAAGGCGAGACGGCGAGGCTGGAGATCGAGTCGGACTGGGCGTACGGGCGGAAAGGCCTTCCGGATTCAAAGTATCCTTCATTAAACCAATCACTGATTGATATTGTGGATCATTATTTGATCAGGTTCTTCTGGCCTTAACCATCATTACCCAGAATCCCACCCAACGCAAAGCTGATATTCGAGGTGGAGCTGGTCTCTATTGATTAATCATCTCGACCGACAGGAACCACACGACAAGCGCTGACGGCGGTTTGGAGGAACGTTTGTTTGAGAGGATGAAACGTGTTCATGATTATCACATGATGTTCAGTCTGACAGAAGTTTTCTGACTATTTTTGCATGATTGTAAAGCTgcaataaacacaaactctgaACAATGTCTCATCCGTGTTCTTAAACTAAAATGTgaagttttaaaaacattaatagtggtattttatatttaagtaatttaaaatacatgaatattacttttttgttgatatttaTGTAACTAATGAAACTCCATCGATGCCAGAGGGccgtttcataaaacaagattagaaaacaagccaggcttaccaaatcattgttttaagtgtgaaaatatagcaaaagtaacaaagaaattcaaaaacaatggacttgtgacaataACCAGACCTTcatttttaagctttcatttagggatgagggatttttttgctagacaaagagcaggagaaataccaagcgagtgtctcagagccagaaAACGCtctgaaaagagtgactgtttatctatatattatatatatatgtgtgtgtgtgtgtgtgtaaccaaCAGGTTTTCTTTTCTTACTGGCCAAATGTTTTGTGcccaatatttaattagataaaatatatgaatacatttctctctggtattgtttggcagctgtagtacctttatggttcttagaagagcagaaattaaaaCATGCAGagactaaattttaattggtaagATGAATCTAAACTCAGTAATTGGCCCAAAGTATTAATTTaccccattacaatagtccatttaGTTAAtgctatcataaaaatacacttacttgtaggtttaaaagtgtacataaggcacatttaacatcaaatatttcgacaaaatgtatattttaatcaGAATTATTGCGCTTGTGTTGCGTCCCGTGTGTTTAGCGCGCAGCGGCGCTCGTTCACTGTGAAGTTTagcagcaaaatggaaatatttgcatgactttctaacatttatagatggagaataaacttgtgtaaagttatgcactgaggaaaacacCATGTCTCAAACACACTAAATGTGTGCCGTTTCCTATGGAGGATTGATCTGATCCTCTAGAGCTGCTTAAATTATCTTGACTAGGTAAACCTGGATCGAATAAGCAGGACTGCGTGAacttcaattaccttttatgaaacCGCTTTAGCCCCAGCTCATTTGTTAGGTTCATTCAACTcaggttttggagtttaatcctcgcttttcttagcatctgttatgaaacagccctcagcAATGAAACGAGACCCGTTTGAGCTCAAGAAGCTTTATTATGGAAGCAGTTTCTCAGAGATTAATCATTTAGGAGTTGGCGTTGGGGCCCTTCTTCTTGCCGAAGGTTGGAACCACGTTGACGAAGCGACGGTTGTACTGGATGCGGCGCTTGGCGCGGCccgtcttcttcttcttcttctcctgttTGTCCACCTGCGGAGAGACGACAGAGCTGACGTTAACCAACTACACTTCATCTGAGATTACAGGACATACGTTTCGTTTGTTTgctgatattattattattctcaaaCGACTCACTTTGGGTGTCTGTCCTCTTACTTTACCGGCACGAGCCAGAGATCCGTGGACTTTACCTGATCAACAGACGGAAACTACAACTTAAGATCAACTTCACACATCCCATAATACAAGAAACATTAAACATGTATTTCAGACCATCAGATGAACTGAAACActaatgaaataatgaataaaaataaataatttaataaatatttatataatttaattataaattaaaataattataaatgaataaataaaattatagactATATAACtatgaaaattataaaattataaattatacattattaaaattgaTATTtacttataaattataaatgaattataaatacattttaattacaaatattaaaataattgaaaaatttGCTTATTTTAATTACAGATTATATAAGATAATTGAAAtcaaattatacattatatattgaaaaatgaaaatatatttataaattaaataaatatagattatatattagaataattaaaatattcaattacagactaaaaaatatttaatttatctgtaattaaatattttaatttcattttaatatttaaatattttatagattgtataattttaaaattataaattaaaaaattatattcattaattgcatgttatataatattaattaaaatatttaattataaacaaatacataaatcaATTATAAGACAAATTATATAcgaaattataaattataacattaaaattgaaattaattataaataaataaattacacattatatattcaaaaatgtgtaaaatatttaattacaggctataaatgaaataaacttaTGTTATGTATTTATAATCTAAAAATTTTAAGattgtataataaaataattattaatgaaaaaatatataatattacaattgaaatatttaactATAAACAAATACTTAAATCAATTATATaagattataattatataaaattatacgttacatgatattaaaattaatatattgtaaatgaataaataaatacattaattgtacattatataatattaaaaactggaatatttacataaactaaatgaaatcaaattatataatattaaaatattaaatgaaattctaaatgaataaatcagcttaattgaaattaatgCATTTACTATGCAAATTAATGAATatgcatttataaattataaaaattgtaataaaattacaaattatatattcaaatatttatttatataatattaaaacaattaaaatatttgtttttataaattactaaataaactgtttaatattaaaataaattctaaaatCATGTTCCTAAATGATAAAAacgaatataaaataaaacaaatcctaaatatataaaatgtaacaaatgtgTGTATTTTCCGCGTACCTCCCAGGAGTCTGGCGGCGAGCTCCAGTGTGCAGAGCTCCGTGACGCCGCAGGTCAGCAGGGTGGCGTCGTCCTCCAGAGGAGCTCCAGCCAGCAGGAGAACCTGGTCCTCCACAGACACGCCCTCCAGAGTCTGAACATGAGCCTACAGACACACATCATGAGACCAGAGCGCACGTCACCTGACCACACGCCCGTGAACGTGCCGACCGACTCACCTTGAGGTCACGGACGGTCTCCTGTCCGGACACCTGGAGCGTGTGCAGAGACTGAGCGCGCAGGAACAGCTGCATGATGAGCGCTGGAACACAAACCAGATCCGCTTCAGATCAAACATTACTGCGATTCACATCGAATTACAAACTTATTACGTTTATACAGCGAGTTAGtgctgaaaatgtatttaaatctgctttcATTAATTATTGAGTATTACAGTAATTGCCAACTAGATGAAAAAAGTTCgtcaagacaaactttaagttgccttgaaaaagccggtccagaaagtttgaagcagttttaaaaTTTTGAAAGTTTTAGTTAAgtagtttagatagatagatagatagatagatagatagatagatagatagatagatagatagagtcagGGTACTCAAGGcggttgctatgcggttgctagggtgttgctatgcataatagtattatagtattatagtatattatattatataatagaatgacaattatatatatatgttttttttatgtaattttcatatttaagattttatagataaaataattataaatgaaaaaataatattcattaattgcattatattataattgaaatatttaattataaacaaatacGTAAATCAATTATATAAGATTATAACACTAGCAGAATGAATAAAAtccaataataatatatatatatatatatatatatatatatatatatatatatatatatatatatatatataatttaaatatttaataaatgaataaaattagactaacattgaaataaattaaatatttaattataaaattataaatggatattaaaatattaaataattcaaattaattaaattatataatattaaaataatggaagtatgcatttataaattataaatgaatacATACATACTTTAATTAcagattatataatattaaaataatatttaaatacattgaATATTTGGAATATTCATtggaatatttaaatacattataaatgaataaataattcaaattatataatatttaaatctttaattataaattataaaggAACAAATCAgattgaaattacattttaaaatatgtatttttataaattaaaaatacatacatatataaatatatacataaaaaatacccacaatttgtgtgtgtgtgtatatatatattatatatatatatatataatttctccTAAAGGTACTAAATTGTTTTCCGGTACTTTTATTTTCCAAGGCGGACATGTTCTTACAGTTACTGTAACTGTTATCTGTTTACAGATATGCGACTCAATCGCGTCACTCACGTGTTTAataacagtaaaacagtaaaaacagtaaattaaTAATAGTATTTTCCCGTATATTCTAGAGAAGCTCGTGAACGGTGAGTCGCGTGCGCGAGCGCCGCATTCAACACGCGGAGGAAATAAACGCGCATAAACGGCTTAAACTCGGATATTTCTGCTCGGGGTTTGACTATAAAAGACGGTAACGTTTATGAAAGTCATTCAGGTATCTTTAAAGCACATTAAAGTCGTTAAATGCGATAAATAAAGTGATTTGATGAACAGGCCTTACATTGGTGATGCTAGTCGTTCCACAACTGGACGAGAAAAGGAAGGTGCGCATGTGCGGAGCAAAGAACTCTGGGAAGAGCGCTGCCCACGTGACCGTGACGTGTTCAGTGACTAAACACTAAACATCAGCACTTTCGTTGAAATACAGATACTCAAATGTGCGTTTGTTTCCTTCTTGATCGTCAGAtgttttccaggagctcattttCTCTGGGAAAGAAGAAAAATTAAGcttttaaaactttaatttgACACACATTTTAAGAGGCCAATGACCAGCCTCAACTGTAATAAGTACAAAAATAAAAGgttgaaataaatattatacagaAAATAAGTACCACAAAAATTAATTCagaatttctaaaaaaatatattcttaatataaaaataatgaaactcAAATTTACCAagtcatttaattatttttgctgttgttaCATTTATTGTTAATTTCTGCAGGTTTAGTCCTCCATTCTCCGTTACCAGGTATTCTCAAATTAGTTAAaagattatttatattttgatatCAAAACTCAAGATGAGGAATAAGCAAACAAGGCTTTTATCGAAGACTTTAGTTTTAGAAAGTGCAGCGCGCAATGCGGTGGAATAAGCCCCGCATTCTAAATAAAAcggccaatcgctgattggtaaagtTCAGTTCTGAAACGCGCGCTGCGCATGCGCGTTGGTTAGTCAGCATGAAAAAATGCGATTTTTGCTATGatttgagcgtttagaaacaaaattaacGAGACAATTGTTGACAGATCTCATTTGTgactttaaatatgtaatttaatttgatGTTTCTCCAGAGATACGAGCTGTACTTGCATGACCGAACGCCGCCGAGAGAAACGAcgtgccttaaagggatagttcacctaaaaatttaaattatcccatgatttactcaccctcaagccgtcCTGTGTGTATATGATCATCTTCtctcagacgaacacaatcggagatatatttaaaaatattttggctCCTTTAAGccttataatgggagtgaatgggggccgagattttgaagtccaaaacagtgcatctatccatcataaaactaatccatatgactccagggggttaatgaACACcatctgaagcaaagcaatgtgtttttgtaagaaaaatattcatatttataactttataaactataataactggctCAGATTAATTATATTCAGGTCTTAAGTGTTGCATTCAAATCTCAGATGCTAAAACTGTTACTAAACAAAACGCAAATAGAAAATTTGTAGCACAAATTATAA
Above is a window of Megalobrama amblycephala isolate DHTTF-2021 linkage group LG11, ASM1881202v1, whole genome shotgun sequence DNA encoding:
- the faua gene encoding FAU ubiquitin like and ribosomal protein S30 fusion a, producing MQLFLRAQSLHTLQVSGQETVRDLKAHVQTLEGVSVEDQVLLLAGAPLEDDATLLTCGVTELCTLELAARLLGGKVHGSLARAGKVRGQTPKVDKQEKKKKKTGRAKRRIQYNRRFVNVVPTFGKKKGPNANS